In Deinococcus puniceus, one genomic interval encodes:
- a CDS encoding DUF1232 domain-containing protein, with protein sequence MIARIRPIWRDALALLFSLADRRTPLPAKAAALIAIIYAVSPLDLLPDLTPLLGLGDDLVIVPTILALAARSLPAPVLNDARARSAALQRRLPWLLPALGVALVVGVGLVVWGLVRTLGG encoded by the coding sequence GTGATTGCCCGCATCCGTCCCATATGGCGTGACGCCCTGGCCCTGCTGTTTTCTCTGGCAGACCGCCGAACGCCGCTGCCCGCCAAAGCTGCCGCGCTGATTGCCATTATTTACGCCGTCAGCCCGCTGGATTTGCTCCCCGATCTGACGCCTTTGCTGGGGCTGGGAGATGATCTGGTGATCGTGCCGACGATTCTGGCCCTCGCCGCCCGCAGTCTGCCCGCCCCGGTTCTGAATGACGCCCGCGCCCGCAGCGCCGCCCTGCAACGCCGCCTGCCCTGGCTGCTGCCCGCGCTGGGTGTGGCCTTGGTGGTTGGGGTGGGATTGGTGGTGTGGGGGCTGGTCAGAACTTTGGGTGGATGA